The DNA sequence CCTTTGTCAGCTTATACATGTAATTTAACTGCGTTATGCTCTTTAGAGACTGCACTTACATCATACAGTAGTAcctggttagagacttggacttaAACTGGTTTAAAGTGCTTCTCACAACATTGGttgtaacatttttttctttctttctcttttttttttttttttacccacagGACAGTTTAGCTGTAAGTGTTCACACACTTTCTGCTTAATATAAATCTTGTTAggtaataatacatttaagagATTGATGACATTAAATTGCTTGATTTTCCACTCAGCTCCAGAAGAAAATTAACTCTTTAGAAGAGCAGCTCAACAATGAAATGCAGACCAAAGAGGAGTTGGAGCAAAAATACAGAAGCAACTGTAGCCGCCTTGAGAAGATCACCAAAGAGCTTGATGAAGAAGTGAGTGGGTGTTTCATCTCTGGGATCTCAGTTAATTGTGTGTAGGAATATGCAATAATCTTACCATTTTGCACATGTGTTTATAGATGAATAGCAGAAAAGGGTTGGAGACGACTCTGagacagctggagagagagaaggCTCTCCTGCAGCACAAGAGCGTAGAGAGTCACCGCAGGGCAGAGAGTGAAGCCGACCGCAAACGCTGCTTAGAGAATGAAGTGAACAGTCTGAGGGATCAGCTGGatgaaatgaagaagaaaaaccaGAACTCTCACATCTCCAATGAGAAGAACATCCACCTGCAGAAACAGGTGAGAGTGGGttagaaaaagaaaatagtttcaaaagctatatatatatttgaaaggcAAAACCAAAACATTTATGTGATTATTTTGTACTTATATGATGTTTTGTTGCATACTCTTAAGTCAGAATAATACAGTGTCTGTTAAAAGCATCATTTAGCTACTTAAAAGCAGAGTTCCCAGAATTTCAGTCTTCTGGGATCAACACATGGCTATGTGTTTTTCTCATGTGTGATCAAGTAACAAACTGATCCTGGTAACATAACGTTGTGTTCCCATTATAAACTCTCTCCGGCAGCTGGATGAGGCAAACGCGTCACTGCGGGCGGAATCTGATGCTGCTGCCAGGCTGCGTAAAGCTCAGACAGAGAGCTCAAAACAGCTGCAGCAGCTGGAGGCTCACGCGAGAGAACTGCAGGACAAATGCTGCATGCTAGAGAACAGCAAGCTCACACTAGAGAGAGACAACATCAGCCTGCAGGCCGCGCTGGACGCAGAGAAACGAGAGCACACCCAGGGCTCTGAGACCATCTCTGATCTACAGGGTAAGTGCATATCCTCTGTTTTGGAAGTGTGCGTTCATTTCACAATCAAAAATATTCATCCACATTCCATCTCTTGTCCGTAGCACGCATCTCTGGTTTGGAGGAGGAAGTGAAACAGGTGAGACAGGCCCTGTCTAAAGCTGAGACGGAGAAAAGGCAACTCCAGGAGAAGCTTACAGACCTGGAAAAGGTAGACGAATCTTTCTCATTCTAATTTCCTTCTTCCTTGTTGAGACACTTGTGACATCATTATTGGCTATGGTTGTGGATTCATACATCGTTAGTGCCTTGCTCACATTATGTTGATCATTCCCTGCTGAAGTAATGTTGTTCATAAATGTTATGAGAAAGCTACAGACTTGATTTACTTGCAACCACTCTTCTAATATCCCCCTCTGTTTATGCACCCAATAGGAGAAGAGCAATAACCAGATTGACATGACCTATAAGCTGAAGATTTTGCAGCAGGGTTTGGAGCAGGAGGAGGCGGCACACAAGGCCACAAAAGCTCGACTTGCTGATAAGAACAAGATCAGCGAGTCCATCGAAGGAGCCAAATCTGAGGCTGTGAAGGGTATGAGAGTTTGATGGGATTAAAGCACGtttgaaagcttttttttaaatgtgttttcatttttccTACTAAAAAGGGAAGCTTAACAGTTAAGTTTACTTTGGAGGGTGCAGTGGAGAATATGATGGTTTAGATTTGGAGTTGGTGGTTTAGTCGAAAGAGATACACCGAAGGGATTTGATTGAGGAATTGCTGTTTTTCTAAAACATAACAGTATTTTATGGCTGGTTAATTAGATTTTCTGTGTGTGTTACCTAGAGCTGGAACAGAAGCTGCAGGAGGAACGTTCCTCTAAACTGCGTGTGGAGAACAGGGTGTTAGAACTGGAGAAGAAGAACTCCATGCTTGACTGCGACTATAAACAGTCACTGCAGAAACTAGAGGAATTGCGACGACGCAAAGAGAGACTCACAGAAGAGGTTTGTGGAGGGTACAAATCTGGTTTTGCCAGAATTTACTGCCTCTAAAGGTCTCTTAATGGCCATGAAActatatattgcatttatttatttacattaccattcagaagtttggggtcagtgacaGCGAAGACATTCTatcaagcatttttcaagtaaatgctgttgttttaaaatatgcTGTTGTTCTATTCCtttaaagaatccagaaaaaaaaaatcatggatttcacaaaaatattaagcagaatgtgttttcaataaaaacatttactttaaattgtaataataaatcactattttactgtagttttaatcaaattaatgcagccttgaacAAAAAGTGACTTATTTCCATTAAAAaccattctgatcccaaacttttaaatgttactgtattactttattttgtgatatttttatttaacccTCAATTGGTCCTTGGGGTCTATATGACCCCAATCGacttttaattagttaaaaaaaagggTTCCCTTCATCTCAGAGGAATAAAATTTTGTGACTTTTCCTACATtatctatctatacatacacaaaaaaccTGGGCTTGATTCGGTTGTTCtgaaggtgtgtaaaaaaaaatttaacacttCTGGGCATTGGGGTCAATATGACCCcaattgaaaatgaatgggaaatgcaaaaaaacgtgtgtttttttcatttgcccccccaaaaaaaacaataaatgcaacataaatctgaaaattttcacacagaaattaaGGCCTGGTACTTGAGCACAAATGCAATGTAGaaaacacatgctcacacacacacacacaaacacacacacacacaaacacacacaggtatgCCACAGAGAGCATTTATATAGAATTTGGCAAATACGATTTGTCTAATAAAATCGGccacacatgcagaaaaaaagatataaaggGGTGAGACCtaatatgcgcacacacacacacacacacctacacaaacacacacacacacacacacacacatacacacacacacacacaaacacttacacacactcagacagagaCACTCTCCACTCTacacgctctctctccctctctcacactctctcactcactctctcacacacacacacacacaaacacaaaagacacttacactcacactcacacacacacacacacacacacacacacacacacacaaagacaaagacacttacactcacacagagacccaGGCACACTTGCCCTCTCTCCCTTTTTCTCTTACTCACACTTtctctacatctctctctctctctcttacacacacacacacacttacactcacacagacacaaagatacacacacacacacacacacacacacacaaacacacacacagagacccacgcacacatgctctctcttgccctctctctctctctctctctctctctctctctctctctctcacacacacacacacacacacacacacaaagacacttacacacacacacacacacacacacacaaagtcacttacacacacacacacacacacacacacacacagagagacacacaggcacacatgctctctctctccctctcactcacactctctatctctctctcaaacacacacacgcacacacacacacacacacacatacacacacacacacaaagacacttacacacacacacacacacacacagaaagacacttacacacacacacacacacacacacacagaaagagagagagagagagagagagaggcatacatgctccctctccctctctaactcacactcactcacaaaatgtgtatggaatgattattttatttgttttacaccatgtatttcacatattttttggtagtttggtattgcttttatgttcagtgttcagaatgtgattgtaaaaaaaaaaaaaaattgttgtaggCCTATACTTTTACTCCTGTTTATTTCTGGATattgctgttgtttatttacacttttttttattttgtttacattctaaagttattattattatttttttttatgcatttgaatcattcaaatgTTCAATAATATGCAACTACAGTCTGACTCAGAGTTTTGTCCTTTAGGTGTGACCTAGGTGCCATTTATGAACAGTTGGTCACATCCAGTAAAATGAATGGCTTTCAATGGCCCTCTGCTGGTCAAAACAAGTTATTGCTTAAATACTAATCTCCTTAGTTTTTTCACTAACCTCCAGATGGTAGCATTCTACACATAACACCTAGATCTATATCCAGaaacagtttaaattaaatttagataataatttaagtgattttttcattaaaaaatgatatttcacatGCAAGCTAATGGTGTAGTTGTGGATTTGTGTGGTAAATGGGTACAAAAGTACTTTAAATCTCCCAAAACACATCATTAATGCATAGTTGAggagttaacaaaaaaaatgatatattatttgtattattgaaaatgtatattttttctacaattatGCTTTCAATTTTGGGGTCATATTGACCCCAAAGACCAGATTGGTAAACAGGAAATGAGGACCTTTTGAGGGTTAAATATACACATTCCTTTATATAGCAGTGGAAAGTTGTCATTACTTGTGTTTTGAAACATTTGGTCATGTCATTTGAAGCATAATGTTTATCGTATATAACAAAACTTTTTTTCCCATCACAATTCCACAGTTCCAAAAtgttttcttgctctctctctctctctctctctaggtgAATAATCTGAGTCTGAAGATTGAGCAAGAGATTCAGAAACGCGCTTTGACTCAGAATGACCTAAAGGTTCAGAACCAGCAGCTCAACACCCTGCGAACTTCAGAGAAACAACTCAAACAGGAGATAAACCACCTGTTGGAAATCAAACGCAGCCTAGAGAAGCAAAATATGGAACTGCGCAAGTATGCAATGCATgcataataattaatttgaatattcatTACCTTACACACAGTTTAATAAGGTTGCAAAAATATTGAAGTTGTTCATATAGTAAATCATTTTCTGTGTATGTGATCCTAGGGAGCGTCAGGATTCTGATGGACAGATGAAGGAACTACAGGATCAGTTAGAGGCAGAGCAGTATTTCTCTGTAAGAAGTCTAAATTCTCTTTCTCTCCAGAAACAAACTGAACACTCAAAAGTCTAACAAGActctgtgtgcatatgtgtgtgtgcctgtgcgtTTGTGTTTAGACGCTGTATAAGACACAGGTGCGGGAGCTGAAGGAAGAGTGCGAGGAGAAAAATAAACTCTATAAAGACATGCAGCAGAGTCTACAGGAGCTACAGGAGGAAAGGTGAGATTTATGTCCAATAACAAGCAGAAAATCCAATAATGTTTTTGGTTTGTGGTCAAAATACCAGAcaagacttttttgttttaatcacaCTGTAAATTGAAAGAATATATGTTGGTTTAAATTCGTTGTATCTTTTTCTCTTGTCTCATTCTCAGGGATTCTCTTGCGGCCCAGTTAGAGATCACACTAACGAAGGCTGACTCGGAGCAGCTGGCGCGCTCCATTGCAGAGGAGCAGTATTCCGACCTGGAGAAGGAGAAGATCATGAAGGAGCTGGAGATCAAAGAGAtgatggccagacacagacaggagCTCGCTGAAAAAGACACCACCATCACCTCAGTGAGTTACACCACACTTCAGCTGTTAGCTGGAGTTACAGAAATCTACACATTTAGATTTGCAGCAGTCTTGAGGATATTGGATGGTGTCGGTTTTCATTTTCCCATCCTTCTACAGTTAGAGGAAGCTAATCGCACATTGACGAATGATGTGGCAAACTTGGCCAATGAGAAAGAAGAACTGAACAACAAAGTAAAGGAAACACAAGACTGTAAGTTGATGACCAACTCATTTTGTTCTTGCTGATTAATTTAGGTGTTTATTATTGTGTGCAAAAGAATTCACAATAATGTATTCTATAGGATATTTTCTTATGTGTAAAATGAACCTGATattagtttaaattattattatatttcattttctaacagtttatatacatataccgtacatacatatgcactttattttattatatgcatGTTTCTTACATAACTtgatatgtaataaaaaaaaaagtataatattttcatttttagtggtTGAGTTTGTGATGACTGAGAGTATTTTTGATTTTCAGACCTGCAGAATCTCAAGAATGAAGAGCAGTCCATCATTCAAGTGAAACTAGCCCTTGAGAAACAGCTTCAGTCGGAGAGAACTCTCAAAACACAAGTACATCATAAAATTGTCCTTGAACAAAAATCAGAATCAAATGAAgtttgattgatttttatttatttttactgcctcaattactactttttttattttaccggCATTTTAGGCGGTGAACAAGCTGGCAGAGATCATGAATAGAAAGGAGGTCAGAGGTGGTGGAAGTCGCCGTGGAAATGATACAGACGTGAGGAGGAAGGAGAAAGAAAACAGGAAGTTGCAGCTGGAGCTGCGTTCTGAGAGGGAGAAGCTCAACAGCTCTATCATCAAATACCAGAGAGAAATCAATGACATGCAAGCGGTATGACCGTTAATTGGTGTCTGAAGAATGCCACACTTCTTGACATAGAGTCAGATTGCTTGTTTCTCACTCTTATTATTTCCTGCAGCAACTGGCAGAAGAGTCTCAGGTGCGTGTCGAGCTGCAGATGGCTCTGGACAGTAAAGACAGCGATATCGAGCAGCTGCGCTGCCTGCTGAACTCTCTAAACGTCCAGTCGCTGGACTCTGCC is a window from the Carassius gibelio isolate Cgi1373 ecotype wild population from Czech Republic chromosome A13, carGib1.2-hapl.c, whole genome shotgun sequence genome containing:
- the LOC128026094 gene encoding rho-associated protein kinase 2 isoform X3, yielding MSLGAERRMETRLRKLEAMLKEPRSAINLESLLDSMNAMVLDLDFPALRKNKNIETFLNRYEKVMGQMRELQMKPDDFDRVKVIGRGAFGEVRLVRHKASQKVYAMKVLSKFEMIKRSDSAFFWEERDIMAFADSPWVVQLCCAFQDDRSLYMVMEYMPGGDLVNLTSTYDVPEKWAKFYTAEVVLALDAIHSMGFVHRDIKPDNMLLDRYGHLKLADFGTCMKMDGTGMVHCDTAVGTPDYISPEVLKSQGGDGYYGRECDWWSVGVFIYEMLVGDTPFYADSLVGTYSKIMDHKNSLNFPDDVEISQEAKNIICAFLTEREIRLGRNGVEEIKKHPFFKNDQWTFNTIRETAAPVVPELISDIDTSNFDEIEEDKGEVETFPTPKAFVGNQLPFVGFTYFKEDQLLNAVNSSAMKKDQVSKTEDSLALQKKINSLEEQLNNEMQTKEELEQKYRSNCSRLEKITKELDEEMNSRKGLETTLRQLEREKALLQHKSVESHRRAESEADRKRCLENEVNSLRDQLDEMKKKNQNSHISNEKNIHLQKQLDEANASLRAESDAAARLRKAQTESSKQLQQLEAHARELQDKCCMLENSKLTLERDNISLQAALDAEKREHTQGSETISDLQARISGLEEEVKQVRQALSKAETEKRQLQEKLTDLEKEKSNNQIDMTYKLKILQQGLEQEEAAHKATKARLADKNKISESIEGAKSEAVKELEQKLQEERSSKLRVENRVLELEKKNSMLDCDYKQSLQKLEELRRRKERLTEEVNNLSLKIEQEIQKRALTQNDLKVQNQQLNTLRTSEKQLKQEINHLLEIKRSLEKQNMELRKERQDSDGQMKELQDQLEAEQYFSTLYKTQVRELKEECEEKNKLYKDMQQSLQELQEERDSLAAQLEITLTKADSEQLARSIAEEQYSDLEKEKIMKELEIKEMMARHRQELAEKDTTITSLEEANRTLTNDVANLANEKEELNNKVKETQDYLQNLKNEEQSIIQVKLALEKQLQSERTLKTQAVNKLAEIMNRKEVRGGGSRRGNDTDVRRKEKENRKLQLELRSEREKLNSSIIKYQREINDMQAQLAEESQVRVELQMALDSKDSDIEQLRCLLNSLNVQSLDSASMSSGPEMDTDESLAETRLEGWLSLPVRNNTKRFGWERKYVVVSSKKILFYNSEQDKELSNPYMVLDIDKLFHVRSVTQTDVYRADAKEIPRIFQILYANEGESKKEQELEPLPGDKSSYICHKGHEFIPTLYHFPTNCEACTKPLWNMFKPPPALECRRCHIKCHKDHMDKKEEIIAPCKVNYDVSTAKNLLLLALSQEEQQKWVSRLMKKIPKKPPAPDATHRSSPRAPVKVQNSQSLKRSSRPIPPGKPS